The Acinonyx jubatus isolate Ajub_Pintada_27869175 chromosome D1, VMU_Ajub_asm_v1.0, whole genome shotgun sequence genome includes a window with the following:
- the LOC128311800 gene encoding uncharacterized protein LOC128311800 isoform X1, producing MRREETGAMSGENGTLQPLSFRGRIPRRAEGRPPYPTPNFTAQADFYANSSHLPIGVMPENCQAFQVIPVCSQTRQSTSRGGQTEGDTEPEAGSRPLSCQHRTQREEKRERFKRTYKLRDLQSSLINCNLWTLMDPYLNKLSKSCEIRKRNY from the exons ATGAGACGGGAGGAGACGGGAGCGATGAGCGGCGAGAACGGGACGCTTCAGCCTCTGTCCTTCCGAGGCCGCATCCCTCGCCGCGCTGAGGGCCGTCCTCCCTACCCGACTCCG AATTTCACTGCCCAAGCTGATTTTTATGCAAACTCAAGTCATTTGCCTATAG GGGTGATGCCAGAGAACTGccaagctttccaggtgattccagtgtgcAGCCAG acaagacagagtacaagcaggggagggcagacagagggagacacagaacccgaagcaggctccaggcctctgagctgtcagcatagaacccagcGCGAGGAGAAACGAGAAAGATTCAAAAGAACATATAAATTAAGAGACTTACAAAGCTCATTAATCAATTGCAATTTATGGACTTTAATGGATCCCTATTTGAATAAACTGTCAAAATCATGTGAGATCAGAAAACGTAACTACTGA